GGTGCTCATAGCTTAAGATGAGGAGGGGTGAATTATGCAATTTAAAACCTTAGCTTCAACTAGTTTGCACAAAACATAGATAAAACAATACTATCTATGTATATATAGACATGGAACTAGGGTTCTTCTAGTGGTATAACCTCACCCAAACAAAAGTTTTGCAGCCTATAGCTAATCGTATAGCAAGATTCTACTCTAAGAAAGTAAAGGCACACAAGTTGCAAGTATGAACTGCAAAAGGTAAAGAAGTGGGTTAGGAGAATGCATACTGGCATGTCGATTTTTTCCTGTGGTATCGGTGGGCTAAAACCACCCCTAATCCAtgttggagctctaccaaaaTACGCTCCTGGTTATCAAGTTTCTTCTAGTCAAGAGCTTAGTCTCGCCAATAAGACTAACACCACGTAGGTGAAGATCTTGCCACAAAGGCAATGCTCACCAGCTGTTGCCCTGGTCACCTTGACGCCGTCTTCACTACGGAGCTTTCCATGAAGGAGGAGTCTTCTCATCCCCCGAACACGGTCGTCGACGCCGCTCCACATCAAGCGGAAGAGTCGAAGACTTGCCGACGAGTCACCAAGACTCCAAGGGGCCAGCACAAAAGTTACAGCTATGgctcactcaagaaccaaacatccGTCAGTTCATTCAACGCCCGTCGGTTCATCCAGCGCTAAAGAGTTTTCTCCTAAATCCCTCTGTCCTTGACATGCTCTCTAAGTAATCAAATTACGATTCGTCGGATCATCCGACGCTTGAGGACCGATTCATCCGACGCAGAAGACTTTTCTTTACTTGATCGTTGTTGCAATTCTGCATTGCACTAACCCGTTCATTTTGGATACTACCGGATCATCTGACCCTTGATGCTTGCCGTTACTTGTCCAAATTATCTCGGCTGTAATTTGGACATCACTAAATATTCTATCTCTAGTTTTTGACTACAACTTTGCATTTTGACACCGTTGGACACCTTGACTATGGATTAGACTTCATCCATATGACCTAGAAATTCTACAAGCATGAGCTCACAAACTTTGCTAGTCCTATTAATTATATTGTCAGCAATCACCAAAAtcataattatataattatagtCTAATAGAACTATATTTCTTACATTATATTTAACCAATTGGATACTACTGGAAAAAAGCCCTTGAGTATCGGGCCAAAATGACCCTTATTACCGAGTGGACTAAAATTTTTGATCACCAGTACCGTTTGCATCCCTGTTGGAAACACCAGCCAATATTAACGGATTTACTTAAACTAGTATTCTAATGTACATCCATAAATCACGGTCGAGTTTATATGAAACATTTTCTGGAAACAACAAAGAAAGGAGTGCTAAAGATCAAGTAAAGTAGATCTGATTTTTAGGAAGCAGGAGGGATGAGTTGTATAAAGAGAAAAAAAGGAAGAGGAGAAAGGAAAGAGAAATAAAAAGTGGGCAATGGGTTGTGCCCAAGACCGAATCGGGATTTCGTGAATGAAGAAAGTAAGGATGCCAATAAAAAGATTGTTTCAAAGAAAAAAGGATGCCAATAAAAAGAACAAAGTGGCTGAAATTACTCACGTCTCTTCCAATCTTTCTAGACACATAGGAAAGGACTATATGTATGTAATGCTCCATAAAACTAAGGACCACGTGAAGATTGCAGCACATATAAATTCTTTTTTTGCAACAAAAGTACAAAACTTCTTCAGTTAGGCTTGGCAACACGATCTTTGTTGCAACAGAAGTACAAAACTGACATCTGCTCCTTCAGTTGAGCTGGGCAACTCGCGTGTTGGAACGAAATGGAATCTTCCTTCAAAAGGCCAACTCACTTCACGTGTTGATGCAATTACTATTATGCCCCCTCCCAGTCTCCCCTAAAACCAAACTCCAAATCACCAACCTCCCATCACTCCTCACTCTCCAGTCTCCACTGCGCTGCCCGTGCGCTCGCTCGCTGCCGCAGCTGCCTGATCTAGCCCCCAAGCGAAGCACACCAAGCTCAGATGGCTGCGCCGTGGGTGATCCTACGCCGCTTCCTCGGCGTCGTCCCCAAGCACGCGGAGGCGGAGCACCCCGCCGCCATCTCCACTGCGCTcagggcgccgccgcgggtcACCATCCTCGGCGTGGGCCCGAGCGCCCGCCCCGGCAAGGTGCCCTACCTCGTCGCCGCAGGTCCCTCCGGTCTCCTGATCTGCTTCTCCGTCGGCGAGGCCCCCATCGAGACCGACGACCTCATCGTGGCGCGGGAGTTTCTCGCGCCCGCAGACCCGTCGCGCCAGCCGACCACGGGGTCCGCGGAGCGCATCCCACGGCGCCCCGGGTCCATGCCCGTCACATGCAACCTCAGGAGCCTCGGGCTCACTCCCGGGCTGTTTCCCGGCGACTACGTGATCACGGAGCTCCAGGTCGCCAAGCGCAGTGACCGCGCCAAGCTcctccgcttcttctcggcagaacGCCTTTGGCTCGACACGAACCTGTTCAACCCGCTCTCCGCCGTGGACGCTGACCGGGAGTGGGCTCCCTCCGGCGTGGTCGCCCACGAAGGGAAGCTCTGGTTCCTCGACCTCTCGTGGGGGATCCTCAGCTGCGACCCAAGCACCATCCTGCCCGTCCTGCGCTTCCACGACCTCCCGCCGGGCCGCTACATCCACGAGCCCAAGCCGTTCCTCCACACCATCCGCTGCGTCAGCGTGAGCAACCACATGCTGCGGTACGTGGATATCGCCCGTGACCTCGATCTAGACGGCCGCGTCGCCGAGAGGAAGGTGTCTGTGTGGACGGCGATCCCCGACCCCGACTGCGGCGACGGCGACCACGGCATTCGGTGGCTCAAAACGTACGAGATGGGGTTCAAGGAGATCTGGAACGACGCCAGCTACCGGGAGACCCAGCTGCCGGCGAAGATCCCTGAAATCGTGCTCGTGCACCCCAAGCACCCCAATGTGGTCTACTTCTTCCTACGGAAGAGCCTCTTTGGCGTCGACGTGCCTGCGCATCGGGTCGTGGGGTTCGTCATGGACGCCCACAAGCTCGTGGCGCCGGGCTGCAGGCGCTGCGTCCTCCCTTGGGACCTGCCAGCCTCGATTGCCAACGGTGACATATGCAATTACGCACAACTGCAATTTACAATCATGTACTGTTGTTTTGCTTTAATTTGAAACCAGTTAATTAGTTACAGAACCAGCAGACGTTTGGACAGCCTAAATGTTCAATAATCTGTACTGCCATCAAACAGATAAAGAGCAGTGGCAGCTAATTCCCCCTTTCATACATTTACACTGCAGAGGCTAATCTCCAAAAACATTTTAACGTTGTTCTTTCAATCCTGATATTGACACATTCTGTCACCATTGACTGACTAGCATTGCTACTCTGAAGGTCTTGTGGAGGCCATTGTTCCTTTTCAAGATCAATGCGGATCATCAGCAACAACTCCGGGGACGAGCGACTGACATGAGGGATATAAAGCAAGGTTTACAGCTAACTTTTTTTAAGCGTGCTTATTTGTGTTTCGTAAAAATCACCCTGCAATATGTCCTTTACTTCTCCAGCAGCTTGAATAATAAGTACATCTCTTTTCTATCAGATTAACAGACACTACTTGTGCACGACTGCAGGTCATGAAGGTGACTGAACTTATGTCCTGTTGGATGCTTTGTGGAAGGTGGGCTACTCAGAGATTAAGGTTTAGATCATATTTCAGTACTGATCTCAGACAGTTATTGCTCTATGTTCTGTCAATTCTATGCTTCTAATTGGGATGCATATATAGGATTAAATGTGTGCATCGTGATGGTTGAGATCATATATCCTTGTGACAATTTGGAAGACTTAAATCTGTGGAAACTCTTTTTCCCTAATGCGTTCTGACCCTGTTCTCTTCTGACTGATTGAGAATGAGATTTATTAGATCATATCTCAGTATTGGTCTCAGACAAATGTTGCTCCTTGCTGGTTGTGACTCCTGCAACAATTTGGTAGCCTTAATCTGCTGAAACTCTTTTGCCCTCAAGGTTTCTGGCTCTGTTCTCTTCTGTGTGACTGCTCTATACTACTGCAAGTACAAACCAGAATACTAGATGTATGGTTGCTGGATGATGTTTTTTTAGATGGAAGAAAGAACTTCCATTAACTTATGCCGATTTCAGCAGCCACCAAGGGATTATATATGTTTGAGATACTGCATGCTATCAAAAGAATGTCATTATGAGTTGTTGAGCGGCAAATTTTAGCAAACTTAGTTGCTTCTTTATATATTCTTCTCACTGATACAAGaaaagttggtcaaattttaaaaTTTTTTACTTGATTTTGTTACTTTTGGATATAGCTGAAGCAAATAGCATCGATAGTTTTTCTTGATTACAAGTTGGTATCATGATAACCTAACCAAATTTCTACGCTATTTGACACTCAAATATATACATGCTCGATAGCATGGATGGATTTGTTTTCTACACAAAACAGGAAAATCAAGGCCATGAATTTGAAAATGAAGACATCTAAATTGCCAGACTCTCTACTCTTAATTCTCGCCAAGCAGGCTCCACAAGAAGATGATGACACTTTGCAAAAATCCTAATCCACACTCGTGTGTTAGCTACCGTGCTTTTGTGTTGACAAGTGTGTGATTATGCTGGCCCTTGGTGAGCCGTGCTGCTAGTTCTTCCTTTTTGCTCTTTTTTTCATTTCCGTTTCATTTATCTAGAACGGGGAGGTTATTAAACATAAAGTTTTTCCTAAAAGTGTAAAAAGCTATCCAAAGTACTTTTCTAAAAAGATATTTAACTATAGTATTTtattaaaaatattcaaataACTTATTTATAGATTTCTTGAAAGACATATTTATGTAAATTTTTTCAACACTTTTCAAAAAGGGGCAAAGTTAGAAACAGTTACTTAAAAGCAAGGAACTCATATGTGCCTTATAGAAATAAATCACAGCTTAAGATACATACACGCAAGTTCACATCCGAAACAGGCAGTCAAGGTAGAAGCTGCCACATGTAAAGCATTATTATGGACACGAAAGCGCAAGGACAGTTTCACCCTAGGATATTCTAGAAATGTAGCGGCGATATTATCCCAAAGTAGTGTAAATGTAATTGGAAGTGGTTTGTTTTTCCGTAAACATGGGGCAATGTAACTAAAAAATACAATCGGTCCACAGCTATTAACTTACTATGAAGGTCTCCTCACTTccacctttttttaaaaaaattgttAATCCGCTTGTTCGTTTCACTAGCCTTTATTTCAGTTTAAACTAGCAAGTTCGCCCGCGCAAATAGCGCGGGTACCTAGTTTTTTGCATGCTAACATTTAGATTATTTAGTTGTTTCATTATCATTAAAAGCACATCTATTTAAATGGTTTTGTTTAGTTGTTTCATTATTATTTTTTTGTCAAGTAACCGAGACCAAGACATTGTCTCTTCCTATCATCATATTATATGGCTTGTAACATTAAATCATCATTTTCATGATAAAATGGATTTACTTATGTAGAATCATAGTTTTCAATATTAACTGAACGTAATATAACTTTTTTGTCTTTATCTTTATTTCGTTTGTCCTTTTGTTTCCATACAAATTAGGGGTTCTTCTATCCTATTCGATGTAGTTAAACTGCCACATGAAAGTCTGagttgaaatatccaaaatacGGATCCAATCTATTGATTTCATCTTCTATACTTCATCTATTCTTATAAAGGATCTGCTGTTATAACACAAAACCTACTCTTGTCAATGGTGTAGATTTTTCTATTTGTTCACTGATAGTGTGGTAATTTCTATTTTCTCTAGAAAAATATGGTAGTTTAATGGTTTTATTTTAGAATCTAACTGCTAAATAGATTGACATAGAACCAAAATATATTTTTTGAATTGTGAAATTTATCTACTATCTAATTATTTTCTATGTGGGCTCTTCATTTAAGTAATTTTCTTCTCAATAGCAATGAAAATTTTCTCATTATTCTTATTTCTAAATTAGGtacttatttattgtattttaCATAGTCTCCTTATTTGACTATTTTTCCAAATTCATAAAGAATACTACTAATTTTCCTATTAATTTAATTTCATTTTAGCTATGATTACAGAAGTAATAATTTGCTTCCCAATCTCAATGAAAGACGAAATATGTATTAATCATATTGGACATGAACTTTTTGTCGACTACTAATTTTTTCATTTTTCAATTCTGAATTTAGTTATTATTAATTGTGCTCAACAAATATTGTTTTGGTTAATATATATCAATAGGTAATCCAATTGTGCAtctttatttttataatggctCGCGCAAATAATACATTTAAATTTATTATTTATCTTTTTAGAATTCTCTATCCAATTCATATCATATTTATATTCGATCGATATACGATGGTTTTAGAGTTCATATCATCAGTCATTATTAGTGTCCTTTAATTTTTAATAATAGTGTAATTAAGAGGGAACCAAGGAATGTGGAGATAAATTTGATATAGACTCTTTTGTTCTATTTGCAATATAAATTGTCTTCTTACAATTAGTTTATAAGTGCCCTTTCTTTATATGATTTTCTTCTTAATACATATGAAAATCCAACTATCTATCAATTTATTTAACTACTTCTACTAAAAGCTTAGGTatttatttatatctatttacattTATTTTAATAAACTCTTATTTGATTATTTTAAAGCCATTCGA
The genomic region above belongs to Panicum hallii strain FIL2 chromosome 4, PHallii_v3.1, whole genome shotgun sequence and contains:
- the LOC112890502 gene encoding uncharacterized protein LOC112890502 gives rise to the protein MAAPWVILRRFLGVVPKHAEAEHPAAISTALRAPPRVTILGVGPSARPGKVPYLVAAGPSGLLICFSVGEAPIETDDLIVAREFLAPADPSRQPTTGSAERIPRRPGSMPVTCNLRSLGLTPGLFPGDYVITELQVAKRSDRAKLLRFFSAERLWLDTNLFNPLSAVDADREWAPSGVVAHEGKLWFLDLSWGILSCDPSTILPVLRFHDLPPGRYIHEPKPFLHTIRCVSVSNHMLRYVDIARDLDLDGRVAERKVSVWTAIPDPDCGDGDHGIRWLKTYEMGFKEIWNDASYRETQLPAKIPEIVLVHPKHPNVVYFFLRKSLFGVDVPAHRVVGFVMDAHKLVAPGCRRCVLPWDLPASIANGLVEAIVPFQDQCGSSATTPGTSD